One window from the genome of [Clostridium] celerecrescens 18A encodes:
- a CDS encoding carbohydrate ABC transporter permease, translated as MKRNRTLNTILKYVVLGLILLFLLFPLLWVLITSFKTNMEAYKFPPTFLIRNPTVQSYINLFTVDNDFFTYYKNNFIVAGSAALITTFMAVISGYALSRFHFKWNNWIVAAFTSAQMFPVVSRLISLYKILGDVKLINTHPGLILAVTAGMLPFTIMLMSSFYDGIPKELEEAARVDGAGRFGTLFKVVVPLVKPGMLAVGIYAFLLSWDDYLHASTLIQTDALRTLSAGVALRYLGELSYDWSLINTISIVGTIPMVVIFFFFQKYMVKGLVAGAVKG; from the coding sequence ATGAAACGAAACCGTACCTTAAACACCATTCTGAAGTATGTGGTTTTAGGCCTCATCCTTTTGTTTTTACTGTTCCCTCTGTTATGGGTCCTGATCACATCCTTTAAAACCAATATGGAGGCATACAAGTTTCCGCCTACCTTTCTGATCAGGAACCCTACGGTTCAGAGTTACATCAATCTGTTCACCGTTGATAATGATTTCTTTACCTATTATAAAAACAACTTTATTGTGGCGGGAAGCGCTGCGCTCATCACCACCTTTATGGCGGTCATTTCCGGCTATGCGCTGTCCCGGTTCCATTTTAAATGGAATAATTGGATTGTGGCTGCATTCACTTCCGCACAGATGTTTCCTGTGGTCAGCCGTTTGATTTCCCTTTATAAGATCCTTGGGGATGTAAAACTGATTAATACGCACCCAGGGCTGATCCTGGCGGTTACGGCAGGTATGCTCCCGTTCACCATTATGCTCATGTCCAGCTTCTATGACGGGATTCCAAAGGAGTTAGAGGAAGCGGCCAGAGTGGATGGAGCGGGCAGATTCGGAACGCTTTTTAAGGTTGTGGTACCTCTTGTAAAGCCGGGAATGCTGGCAGTGGGAATTTATGCATTCCTGCTTTCCTGGGATGATTATCTGCATGCATCAACCCTGATCCAGACAGATGCCTTACGGACTCTGTCGGCAGGCGTTGCACTCCGCTATTTGGGCGAGCTTTCCTATGACTGGTCCCTGATCAACACCATATCCATTGTGGGTACCATCCCAATGGTGGTGATATTTTTCTTCTTCCAGAAATATATGGTCAAGGGTCTGGTAGCGGGTGCAGTAAAAGGATAA
- a CDS encoding carbohydrate ABC transporter permease: MKEKAIKRSYFKAQTGDRVFAFALLLPAIITTVAFILIPVADSIYRSFFDYKVKNIISGKPGIWNDFANYIKLFSNGKLLPSITNTLVFVFGVVTVQFILGMALALILNSNIRFSRFIRSIMMVPWVVPTLISGLIWLWLFQPQYGLVKYFVGILTGGRVMEFAILNNPATAMFGVSTAALWKQIPLAALLLLAGLANVPEDILEAAKIDGANGVQRFFNIVLPYMKSVIKVTVSMSIIENFKQFPLFWTMTGGGPNNSTTTMAILSYREAFVSNNFGSGAAVTTVWMLLMIVVVFVYNRMFQADDM; this comes from the coding sequence TTGAAGGAGAAGGCAATTAAGAGGTCGTATTTTAAGGCTCAGACAGGAGATCGGGTATTCGCATTTGCATTGCTGCTTCCGGCAATTATTACAACCGTAGCGTTTATATTGATTCCGGTGGCGGATTCCATATACAGAAGTTTTTTCGATTATAAGGTAAAGAATATCATCTCGGGTAAACCGGGAATATGGAATGATTTTGCTAATTATATAAAGCTTTTTTCCAATGGAAAGCTGCTTCCTTCCATAACAAATACCCTGGTATTTGTGTTCGGAGTGGTTACTGTACAGTTTATTCTGGGAATGGCCCTGGCCCTGATTCTAAACAGCAACATAAGGTTTTCCCGGTTTATAAGAAGCATTATGATGGTCCCCTGGGTGGTGCCGACCCTGATTTCAGGACTTATATGGCTATGGCTGTTCCAGCCTCAGTATGGTCTGGTTAAATATTTCGTGGGTATATTGACCGGAGGCAGGGTGATGGAATTCGCCATTTTAAATAATCCGGCTACGGCCATGTTTGGCGTTTCTACAGCTGCTTTGTGGAAACAGATTCCTCTTGCGGCTCTGCTCCTTTTAGCGGGCCTTGCCAATGTGCCTGAGGACATTTTAGAGGCTGCAAAAATTGACGGGGCTAATGGGGTTCAAAGATTTTTTAACATTGTTCTGCCTTATATGAAGAGCGTGATCAAGGTCACGGTTTCCATGTCCATTATTGAGAACTTCAAGCAGTTTCCTTTATTCTGGACTATGACAGGAGGCGGACCAAACAACTCTACAACTACCATGGCCATTTTAAGCTACCGGGAAGCTTTTGTATCCAATAATTTTGGCTCCGGTGCAGCTGTTACTACGGTATGGATGCTTTTGATGATTGTGGTCGTATTTGTTTATAACCGCATGTTTCAAGCGGATGATATGTAA
- a CDS encoding sulfatase-like hydrolase/transferase, with protein sequence MAGKKPNIVFILTDDQGIWSLGCYGNHEIRTPNLDRLAQSGVRFQNFFCTSPVCSPARASLLTGRIPSQHGIHDYLSGGNGGCGQEAIEYLRDYRGYTDILAENGYTCGLSGKWHLGDGRKSQKGFSYWYSHQKGGGPYYNAPMFREGEPVNEKGYITDVITDEALVFIDKTKNRENPFYLSVHYTAPHSPWVNCHPEEYMKLYKDCLFESCPQPPPHPWAKTEVLDGYKNSRECLTGYFAAVTAMDHNVGRIMIKLEEEGLAEDTLIIFSSDNGFNCGHHGIWGKGNGTFPLNFYDSSVKVPFLVSHKNHIPENRVCDAMCSGYDFMPTLLEYLGLKNEEADNLPGKSFLSSLMGTEGEKANPVVVFDEYGPARMIRDKRYKLIHRYPYGPDEFYDLEPDPGETYNRIQDEGYKEVIGRMKKQMELWFLQYADPRVDGSREPVMGGGQSFLAGVLGPGINVYGENK encoded by the coding sequence ATGGCAGGAAAGAAACCTAATATTGTATTTATTTTAACAGATGACCAGGGAATCTGGTCCCTGGGCTGTTATGGAAATCACGAGATCAGGACTCCCAATTTAGATCGTCTGGCACAAAGCGGTGTCCGCTTTCAGAACTTTTTCTGTACGTCCCCGGTCTGTTCTCCTGCCAGGGCTTCTCTCCTGACAGGAAGGATCCCGTCCCAGCACGGCATCCATGATTATTTAAGCGGCGGCAACGGAGGCTGCGGACAGGAAGCTATTGAATATCTGAGAGATTACCGGGGGTATACGGATATTCTGGCGGAAAACGGATATACCTGCGGATTAAGCGGGAAATGGCATTTAGGGGACGGTAGGAAGTCTCAGAAGGGATTTTCTTACTGGTACTCTCATCAAAAGGGCGGGGGACCATATTATAACGCTCCCATGTTCCGGGAGGGAGAGCCTGTAAATGAAAAAGGGTACATAACAGATGTGATTACGGATGAGGCCCTGGTCTTTATTGACAAGACAAAAAACAGGGAAAATCCTTTTTATCTAAGTGTTCACTATACGGCTCCCCATTCCCCATGGGTCAACTGCCATCCGGAAGAATACATGAAGCTTTATAAGGATTGTCTCTTTGAAAGCTGCCCTCAGCCTCCTCCCCATCCATGGGCAAAGACAGAGGTGTTAGATGGATATAAAAATTCCAGAGAATGCCTGACAGGATATTTTGCAGCGGTGACCGCCATGGATCATAATGTTGGACGGATCATGATAAAGCTTGAAGAGGAAGGGCTGGCAGAAGATACCCTGATCATCTTTTCCAGCGATAATGGCTTTAACTGCGGCCACCACGGAATATGGGGAAAAGGAAACGGTACATTTCCTCTGAACTTTTACGATTCTTCTGTCAAAGTCCCGTTCCTCGTAAGCCATAAAAACCATATTCCGGAAAACCGGGTCTGCGATGCTATGTGCAGCGGCTATGATTTCATGCCCACTCTTCTGGAGTACTTAGGACTTAAGAATGAGGAAGCGGATAATCTGCCGGGAAAAAGCTTTTTATCCAGCCTCATGGGGACAGAAGGGGAAAAGGCGAATCCGGTGGTAGTATTCGATGAATACGGCCCTGCACGGATGATTCGGGATAAGCGATATAAGCTGATCCACCGGTATCCATACGGCCCTGATGAATTCTATGATTTAGAGCCGGATCCGGGAGAGACATACAACAGGATTCAGGATGAAGGATATAAGGAAGTGATCGGCCGGATGAAAAAACAGATGGAGCTTTGGTTCCTTCAGTATGCTGATCCGAGAGTTGACGGTTCAAGGGAGCCGGTCATGGGCGGGGGACAAAGCTTTTTGGCCGGAGTATTGGGACCTGGAATCAATGTTTACGGAGAGAATAAATAG
- a CDS encoding ABC transporter substrate-binding protein codes for MKKRRLAALALAGLMALTTGCSGGGKTGTGTTGGEPKTEAEAKTETEAKAQDSGSTEPITLKIANYAVLEKGYDEFWKSTKEGFEAKYPNVTIEWVTAPYGEILNQVINMAGGGDRVDCVFSEMIWLPALVDAGLAAPMKDVLDEDFLKDYYPNILEAHKVDGEVYGAPLYVSPSLLFYNKNLFEKAGLDPNKPPKTYEEMLSMAEKLSGLTTDDGNKVYAFGQPTASVIVIGSSIQAFAANFGGYVLDEDGKLNVENEGLKDSLTMLKLLDEKGYNPQNAKPKDLRNLFALGQLAMYYDNSWGFNGAKSINPDVVNFAAAAEPLKGGNGDGASTLQSHCFVAVDNGPERVEAVKNFIQYVVTPEVLNDYIANIAPALPAKDDMKDMEAVKNSPILNGAGNSVEKAEPVLMFPSLSEFNLELCALAQAVTVGGEDVDTALKNFQSTVQPLLP; via the coding sequence ATGAAAAAAAGAAGATTAGCAGCGCTGGCACTTGCAGGTCTTATGGCACTCACAACCGGCTGTTCCGGTGGGGGAAAGACTGGGACGGGTACGACCGGAGGGGAGCCGAAGACAGAGGCGGAGGCAAAGACAGAGACAGAGGCGAAAGCCCAGGATTCAGGAAGCACGGAACCTATTACCTTAAAGATTGCCAATTATGCGGTACTGGAAAAGGGGTATGATGAGTTTTGGAAAAGCACGAAGGAAGGCTTTGAGGCCAAGTATCCCAATGTAACGATTGAATGGGTCACCGCTCCATACGGGGAAATCTTAAACCAGGTCATCAACATGGCAGGAGGCGGAGACCGGGTGGACTGTGTTTTCAGCGAGATGATCTGGCTTCCTGCCTTAGTAGATGCTGGCCTTGCAGCTCCTATGAAGGATGTCCTGGATGAAGATTTTTTAAAGGATTACTATCCCAATATTCTGGAGGCCCATAAGGTTGACGGAGAAGTTTACGGAGCGCCGCTTTACGTATCTCCTTCCCTTTTGTTCTACAACAAGAACCTGTTTGAAAAGGCAGGACTTGATCCGAACAAGCCTCCAAAGACTTATGAAGAAATGCTTTCCATGGCGGAAAAGCTGTCAGGGCTTACTACGGATGACGGAAATAAGGTGTATGCATTCGGTCAGCCCACTGCATCGGTTATTGTGATCGGGTCTTCTATTCAGGCCTTTGCTGCAAACTTTGGAGGGTATGTATTAGACGAAGACGGGAAGCTGAATGTGGAAAATGAAGGCTTAAAGGATTCTCTTACTATGTTAAAGCTTCTTGATGAAAAGGGCTATAATCCACAGAATGCCAAGCCAAAGGACTTAAGAAATTTATTTGCCCTGGGGCAGCTTGCTATGTATTATGACAATTCTTGGGGCTTTAACGGAGCCAAATCCATCAACCCGGATGTGGTAAACTTTGCAGCAGCAGCAGAGCCCTTAAAGGGCGGAAACGGGGATGGGGCTTCCACTCTCCAGTCTCATTGCTTTGTTGCGGTTGACAATGGACCGGAGCGCGTGGAGGCGGTAAAAAACTTTATCCAGTATGTAGTTACACCGGAGGTTTTAAATGATTACATTGCAAATATTGCCCCAGCCCTTCCAGCAAAAGATGATATGAAGGACATGGAAGCCGTAAAAAACAGTCCGATTTTAAACGGCGCAGGAAATTCCGTGGAGAAGGCGGAGCCGGTGCTGATGTTCCCGTCCTTATCTGAGTTTAATTTAGAGCTTTGTGCATTGGCTCAGGCGGTAACGGTTGGAGGGGAAGACGTGGACACTGCTCTTAAGAATTTCCAGAGTACGGTGCAGCCCCTGCTTCCATAA
- a CDS encoding LacI family DNA-binding transcriptional regulator, whose product MSQNGERVTRYDVAKAAGVSETIVSYVVNNNRYVAKEKRQRVEEAIAALHYRPNNVARALKGKRSNQLLFIADQITNEYFSRIVSEMDKYAYEAGFLISLCANRNTPEFVSQVISRQYDGIIISSISFPMEYVESFGKAGIPVLLFEHRTHGVLPENVATLASGLYPGARTAVSHLVGSGRKHIIYIDRISKKGNVSGPTDLRLSGYLDEMRENGLYAGEDTVIAGCHSEEELAEEVVKYLKDHKETDGIVGRNDMVACIAMYAAAGWGKRIPQDMGVVGFDNSSISMFCYPRLTTLEMQREAISRTAIDMMVQMIGGRHPENAKFETKLIVREST is encoded by the coding sequence ATGAGTCAGAATGGCGAACGGGTGACAAGGTATGATGTGGCGAAGGCTGCAGGGGTCAGCGAAACTATCGTATCCTATGTAGTCAATAACAATCGCTATGTGGCAAAGGAAAAGAGGCAGAGGGTGGAGGAGGCCATTGCAGCCCTTCATTACAGGCCTAATAATGTTGCACGGGCTTTGAAGGGAAAGCGCAGCAACCAGCTTCTCTTTATTGCGGATCAGATCACCAACGAATATTTCAGCCGGATCGTCAGTGAGATGGATAAATACGCCTATGAGGCCGGATTCCTGATTTCTCTGTGCGCCAACCGGAATACGCCGGAGTTTGTTTCCCAGGTGATCAGCCGGCAGTATGACGGCATTATCATCAGCTCCATCAGTTTTCCCATGGAATATGTGGAGTCCTTTGGCAAGGCGGGAATACCAGTTCTGCTGTTTGAACACAGAACCCATGGTGTGCTTCCTGAGAATGTGGCGACCCTCGCTTCCGGCCTGTATCCTGGAGCCAGGACGGCGGTCAGCCATCTGGTCGGCAGTGGTAGGAAGCATATCATATACATTGACCGCATCAGCAAAAAGGGAAATGTAAGCGGACCTACGGACCTGCGTCTTAGCGGATACCTTGACGAGATGAGAGAGAACGGGCTTTATGCCGGTGAAGATACGGTCATTGCAGGCTGTCATTCGGAAGAGGAACTGGCAGAGGAAGTTGTTAAATATTTAAAGGATCATAAGGAAACAGACGGAATCGTGGGGCGGAATGATATGGTGGCCTGCATCGCCATGTACGCAGCTGCCGGCTGGGGGAAGCGAATACCTCAGGATATGGGCGTGGTAGGGTTTGACAATTCCAGCATCAGCATGTTTTGCTATCCCAGGCTTACGACCCTGGAAATGCAGCGGGAGGCTATAAGCAGGACAGCCATTGATATGATGGTCCAGATGATCGGCGGAAGGCATCCGGAGAACGCAAAATTTGAAACAAAGCTGATTGTAAGAGAAAGCACATAA
- a CDS encoding L-fucose/L-arabinose isomerase family protein — protein MKTKLNIGFVTTYSGRWPKEVPEQRNREYGDWMADHLPMARIVRASILGSSREAVEQVTREFKEQAVDVIVLVYGAFTGDDVASYLAEMVRVPLILWAPYEIPFEKDDRLYSNALCSMTMNAAAIRKLGAAYHTVYGSLEDERTLERVKNLTLAYGVVKALRHTNLGLFGYRPTAFYNCSFDESLIRRTFGVKIEETDLKVVFDRMAELSGDEWKADMEKMSSEYDTTQLPDGHLENHSRLYLALKEVMREQKYDFATIKCWPEMGNLHTTPCAVLGRLADEGINIGCEGDVDAELAQMTEYYLTGKPSFITDLINIDEKENVITFWHCGNPAPSLCNKDYQVQLRNHPLAGQGTAFYGALKPGKVTIARFCNLDGGYKLFLMRGEALPMDRYTKGAMANVRVIRPVREVIEGIIAEGIPHHYSIVWEDAAEAMKQVCGLLGIPVIEM, from the coding sequence ATGAAAACAAAACTAAATATTGGGTTTGTTACTACCTATTCCGGCAGGTGGCCCAAGGAGGTTCCGGAACAGAGAAACCGGGAATATGGGGACTGGATGGCTGATCATCTGCCGATGGCCCGGATCGTGAGGGCTTCCATTCTGGGCAGCAGCCGTGAGGCGGTAGAACAGGTGACAAGAGAATTTAAGGAACAGGCTGTAGATGTGATCGTTCTGGTCTATGGCGCATTTACAGGAGATGACGTGGCTTCTTATCTGGCGGAGATGGTAAGAGTGCCTCTGATCTTATGGGCGCCCTATGAAATACCTTTTGAAAAGGATGACAGGCTTTATTCCAATGCACTTTGTTCCATGACAATGAATGCGGCTGCCATCAGAAAGCTTGGGGCAGCCTATCATACCGTTTACGGAAGCCTGGAGGATGAAAGGACGTTAGAAAGGGTGAAAAACCTGACTCTGGCCTATGGCGTGGTCAAGGCCTTACGGCATACCAACTTAGGACTTTTTGGTTACCGTCCCACAGCTTTTTACAACTGCAGCTTTGATGAAAGCCTGATCCGCAGGACCTTTGGTGTAAAGATCGAAGAAACTGATTTAAAGGTGGTATTTGACCGGATGGCAGAGCTTTCCGGGGATGAATGGAAGGCTGACATGGAAAAGATGTCCTCTGAATATGACACGACGCAGCTTCCTGATGGACATTTGGAGAACCATTCCAGACTTTATCTGGCTCTAAAAGAGGTTATGAGAGAGCAGAAGTATGATTTTGCCACGATCAAATGCTGGCCTGAAATGGGAAATCTTCATACAACGCCCTGCGCAGTCCTCGGACGCCTGGCTGATGAAGGAATTAACATCGGCTGTGAAGGGGATGTGGATGCAGAGCTGGCCCAGATGACGGAATACTATCTTACGGGGAAACCAAGCTTTATTACAGACTTAATCAACATTGATGAAAAGGAAAACGTGATCACTTTCTGGCACTGCGGAAATCCTGCTCCATCCTTGTGCAATAAGGATTATCAGGTTCAGCTGAGAAACCATCCTCTTGCCGGCCAGGGCACCGCTTTTTATGGGGCTTTAAAACCTGGGAAAGTGACCATTGCAAGATTCTGCAACTTAGACGGAGGCTACAAGCTGTTCCTTATGAGAGGAGAAGCACTGCCCATGGACCGGTATACAAAGGGAGCCATGGCTAACGTAAGAGTTATACGCCCTGTGAGGGAAGTGATAGAAGGGATCATAGCAGAGGGAATTCCTCACCACTACAGCATCGTATGGGAGGATGCGGCAGAAGCTATGAAGCAGGTATGCGGGCTGCTTGGGATTCCGGTTATTGAGATGTAG
- a CDS encoding sulfite exporter TauE/SafE family protein, whose translation MIGILVVAFSALLGGLVQAVTGFGGAIIIMIFLPLILSMNAAPALSDVITMILSFSMFWRYRKSVRIKPILLPAGIYLAASTIVIHWSAYFDAGKRKGIFGLFLIGLAVYFFFFSGKARVKPSLLIGAACGLTAGICGGFFGISGPPMSLYYLAVLDSKEEYLGTINAFFSITVVFNIIARISNGFLTEDLVPYMAIGIIAILAGSAWGSKLVARIDRKTMSMCVYGLMAIAGIVALL comes from the coding sequence ATGATAGGAATATTGGTTGTGGCTTTTTCAGCTCTTCTAGGAGGACTCGTCCAGGCGGTAACAGGCTTTGGAGGTGCGATCATCATCATGATCTTTCTTCCCCTTATCCTGTCCATGAATGCGGCCCCGGCTTTAAGTGATGTGATTACCATGATCCTGTCCTTTTCTATGTTCTGGCGGTACCGGAAGTCGGTAAGGATAAAGCCGATTCTCCTTCCAGCGGGGATCTATCTGGCGGCCAGTACCATAGTCATTCACTGGTCCGCCTATTTTGATGCCGGTAAGCGAAAAGGGATTTTTGGCCTGTTTCTCATAGGGCTGGCTGTTTACTTTTTCTTTTTTTCGGGGAAAGCCAGAGTAAAGCCGTCGCTGTTAATAGGGGCAGCCTGCGGGCTGACGGCCGGCATATGCGGCGGTTTTTTTGGGATCAGCGGTCCGCCTATGAGCCTTTATTATCTGGCTGTCCTGGATTCGAAAGAGGAGTATCTGGGCACAATAAATGCATTTTTTTCCATTACTGTGGTTTTTAACATCATCGCCAGGATTTCCAACGGATTCCTGACCGAGGATCTGGTTCCCTATATGGCTATTGGGATTATAGCGATATTGGCAGGAAGTGCCTGGGGCAGCAAGCTGGTGGCGCGGATTGACCGAAAGACTATGAGCATGTGCGTGTATGGACTCATGGCAATCGCCGGAATCGTTGCACTGCTGTAG
- a CDS encoding sulfite exporter TauE/SafE family protein encodes MSGYLYGLFLLISFGASIAGAICGIGGGVIIKPTLDAFGVLSVSAISFLSGCTVLAMTCYSVIKGKMSGESLVDMKTGTPLAIGAAIGGVVGKSMFQAVSSLFADKDMVGAVQAACLLVITLGTLIYTIKKDKIHTHHVTNPVICVPIGLVLGILSSFLGIGGGPINLVVLFFFFSMDTKAAAQNSLYIILFSQITGLLNSLVTGTVPEFSVWLLVLMVIGGILGGMSGRVINKRIDEKVVDKLFLFLMVVIIGINIYNIYQFM; translated from the coding sequence ATGAGCGGTTATTTGTATGGATTGTTTCTATTGATCAGTTTTGGCGCATCCATTGCAGGCGCCATCTGCGGAATTGGCGGAGGCGTTATCATTAAGCCTACATTGGATGCATTTGGGGTTTTAAGCGTATCTGCTATAAGCTTTCTGTCAGGCTGCACTGTGCTTGCAATGACCTGTTATTCTGTAATCAAAGGGAAAATGAGCGGAGAGTCCCTGGTGGATATGAAGACCGGTACGCCTCTTGCCATAGGGGCGGCCATTGGAGGAGTTGTGGGAAAGTCCATGTTCCAGGCAGTCTCTTCCCTGTTTGCAGATAAGGATATGGTTGGAGCTGTTCAGGCGGCCTGTCTTCTGGTGATCACTCTGGGAACGCTGATCTATACGATTAAAAAGGACAAAATCCATACTCATCATGTGACAAATCCGGTTATTTGTGTGCCGATCGGACTGGTGCTTGGGATCCTTTCTTCATTTTTAGGAATCGGAGGTGGGCCCATCAATCTGGTGGTGCTGTTTTTCTTCTTTTCCATGGATACGAAGGCAGCCGCCCAGAATTCCCTTTACATCATCCTGTTTTCCCAGATCACAGGACTTTTGAATTCCCTGGTGACAGGAACGGTCCCGGAATTTTCCGTCTGGCTTTTGGTCCTCATGGTGATAGGAGGGATCTTAGGCGGAATGAGCGGCCGGGTGATTAATAAAAGGATTGATGAGAAGGTAGTGGACAAGCTGTTCCTGTTTTTGATGGTAGTCATTATTGGAATTAATATATATAATATTTATCAATTTATGTAA
- the nagA gene encoding N-acetylglucosamine-6-phosphate deacetylase codes for MKTLFRNGRFYVNNAFVLGDLLAEDGVIREITGVHNGDEAVVYDMEGKLVVPGFIDIHTHGAAGVDVNKATAEDYETICRFFAAQGTTAWLGSVLTDTKEQTLWCIEEYKKWKTREHQGAELLGIHLEGPFLSPEYKGAMPEHLLREGDLELIKEYQKAAEGDVKYITLSPELEGSIPMIPELKKLGIQVAIGHSGADYETACAAIEAGARGATHTGNAMKLLHQHFPAIWGAVLESDKVFCEIICDGRHLHPGTVRLIIKTKGLDQVVVVTDSIMAAGLPDGNYKLGVNDVIVENGDARLACGGSRAGSTLTMGAALKNLLEFTGKPLAEVLRLLTENPAKLIGVYDRMGSIEVGKKANLVVLDEACNVLKTYVQGRECR; via the coding sequence ATGAAAACATTATTCAGAAACGGGCGGTTTTATGTTAATAACGCCTTTGTTTTGGGAGACTTGCTGGCAGAGGATGGAGTAATACGGGAGATAACAGGAGTTCACAACGGGGATGAAGCCGTTGTTTATGATATGGAAGGAAAGCTGGTGGTTCCGGGATTTATCGATATACATACCCATGGAGCCGCAGGGGTCGATGTGAACAAGGCGACAGCGGAGGATTATGAAACAATCTGCCGCTTTTTTGCCGCCCAGGGGACGACGGCCTGGCTGGGGTCAGTGCTTACGGATACAAAGGAGCAGACCCTTTGGTGCATAGAAGAATATAAAAAATGGAAAACCAGAGAGCATCAGGGAGCGGAACTTTTAGGAATCCATTTGGAAGGCCCTTTTCTGTCACCGGAATATAAAGGAGCCATGCCGGAGCACCTGCTTCGGGAAGGGGATTTGGAACTCATTAAGGAATATCAGAAAGCGGCAGAGGGTGATGTCAAATATATCACATTGTCACCTGAACTTGAGGGCAGTATTCCCATGATCCCGGAATTAAAGAAGCTTGGAATCCAGGTGGCTATCGGCCATTCCGGAGCTGATTACGAAACCGCGTGTGCGGCCATTGAGGCGGGCGCCAGAGGCGCCACCCACACGGGAAATGCCATGAAGCTTCTGCACCAGCATTTTCCAGCAATCTGGGGTGCTGTGCTTGAGTCTGACAAGGTATTTTGTGAAATCATCTGTGACGGACGTCATCTCCATCCTGGAACGGTCCGGCTGATCATCAAGACCAAGGGACTGGACCAGGTGGTGGTTGTGACGGATTCCATTATGGCAGCAGGGCTTCCGGATGGGAATTATAAGCTGGGAGTAAATGATGTTATTGTGGAGAACGGAGATGCCAGACTGGCTTGCGGAGGAAGCCGGGCAGGAAGCACTTTGACCATGGGAGCCGCATTAAAGAATCTTCTGGAATTTACGGGAAAGCCTCTTGCGGAAGTACTACGGCTTCTTACAGAAAATCCGGCAAAGCTGATCGGTGTTTATGACAGGATGGGTTCCATTGAGGTGGGAAAAAAAGCGAACCTGGTGGTACTTGATGAAGCATGCAATGTTCTTAAGACATATGTACAAGGAAGAGAATGCCGCTAA
- a CDS encoding response regulator, which translates to MIKVLIAEDFTILCDDLKKQLERDEEIKVIGCASTGKDIVEMALKMDADVILMDIEMESRNAGILAAEHIRDIKHDQKIIYLTVHETEDIIITAMGTGAVDYVVKGGAIENLIEHVKNAHMGKPVMEARIQNTIMNEYKRLQRSERSLLYFINNVSQLTAAERELVKLLLEDRKIKEIAGIRCVEVITVKTQIKSLLRKFGCSRSKEIVSIIRELNLSHLFEEQTFG; encoded by the coding sequence ATGATAAAGGTGCTGATTGCAGAGGATTTTACCATACTTTGTGATGATTTAAAAAAGCAGCTGGAAAGGGATGAAGAGATAAAGGTAATTGGCTGCGCCTCCACAGGAAAGGATATCGTGGAAATGGCCCTTAAAATGGATGCAGATGTGATCCTGATGGACATTGAGATGGAATCCAGAAATGCCGGGATTCTGGCCGCCGAGCACATAAGGGATATAAAGCATGACCAGAAGATCATCTATCTGACCGTTCACGAGACCGAGGACATCATCATTACTGCTATGGGGACCGGGGCTGTGGATTATGTTGTAAAAGGCGGAGCAATAGAAAATCTGATCGAACATGTTAAAAATGCCCACATGGGAAAGCCGGTGATGGAAGCAAGAATACAGAATACCATTATGAACGAATACAAAAGGCTGCAGCGTTCGGAGCGGAGCCTGTTATACTTTATTAATAATGTTTCCCAGCTGACTGCCGCGGAGCGGGAGCTGGTGAAGCTTCTTTTAGAGGACAGGAAAATAAAGGAAATTGCGGGAATCCGCTGTGTGGAAGTCATAACCGTCAAGACCCAGATAAAAAGCCTTTTAAGAAAATTTGGTTGCAGCAGGTCAAAGGAGATCGTCTCCATTATCAGGGAATTAAATTTGTCCCATTTATTTGAGGAGCAAACGTTTGGTTAA